CGGCGAGCCAGGCCAGCAGCAGGAACAGCACCGCCATGATGACGATGTTGCCGATGGACTGGAGGGTGAAGGCCGCCGCCCCGTACAGCGGGTTGCCGCTCTCCGCCGCGTCGCGGAACATCTGCCGGAACAGCGCGAACGGGCGTCCGATCAGGAAGCCGGCGATCAGCGCGCCCATGAAGACCATCGGGGCGTTGGGGTGACGCCGGGCGATCCGGGCGAACGGGTCCGGCACGACGCCGAGCGCCGCCAGACCGAGATAGATCATGATGAGCCCGATCACGCCGAAGACCACCATGGACTGGATGCTGCGCGGCGACAGGCCGCCGGGCGAGTTCGGCGTGGTGGAGAACTGCGGCATCGACGTGCCGACGAGCCCGACCAGCGCGCCGTACGCCGCCGACACCGCGATCATCCCCACCGACATCCAGCCCAGCGGCTTCAGCGGCTGGGTGAAGCGGCTCAGCCGACTGCCGGTGGTGCCGGTGAGCGGGGCGAGCGCGCCGAACGCGGCGATGTTGCAGGCGGTGAAGGTGCCGGCGATGCCGGAGACGAAGGCGAACAGCACGCCGGCCGCCACCCCCTGGATGGGGGTTTCCTTGGCGTCGTGGCCGAGCAGCGTGTTCGCGACGTTGTCGCCGATGGTCCGGTCCACGAACTCCGCCGACCAGATCACCGTCAGCAGGAAGCCGCCGAGGACGCTGAGCAGGATGATCAGCCCGCGCCGCCGGGGGAAGTGGCCGTTGACGAAGGCGGAGGTGCCCCCGGGGCCGGTGTCGGGCCGGTTCAGCACGGGGCCGTCGGGTCGCCGGGGAGATCGGTGGGTCTGCGTCACGATGCGCTCCTCACGATGGGGGCGGGCCCGCAGGAGCGGCGACGCGGGCCACGGCGCCCGGACCGGGACGGCGGTCACCGGTCGCGGGGACGGACGTGCCCGGGGCGTCCCCGCCGACGATCCGTACGGGTCGATGTCCGCGTTTCATCATGGGGGGCGAGCCATGCGTCGATTTCTCCGGACGTGCGCAGTCACGGCCCGAAACCGATTGGTTACCGAAGGGCGCACCCGCTCACGGCAGCGGCCACTCGTGCACCGGGCGGTTGCTGTGCATCAGCTCCACGTAGTGCCGCACCACCTCGCGCAGCGCCTCCGGCCGGTCCAGGTGGTCGGCGGACTCCAGCCGGTGCAGCGTCTCCACCTGCCAGGTGGCCCCGTTGCGCCCGGTCAGGCAGCGCTGCTCGATGATGCCGAGCAGCCGGTCCCGCTCGGCCGGGTCCACCCCCCACCGGTCCAGCCCGTGGTACGCCAGCGGCAGCAGCCGACGCAGCACCAGCTCGGTGACCGGCAGGTAGCCCAGCCCCGGCCAGAACACCTGGGCGTCGATGCCGTACCGGGCGCAGCTGTGGAAGTTCTCCTCGGCGGCGCTGAACGACATCTGCGACCACAGCGGACGGTCCGACTCCGCCAAGGCGCGGACCAGCCCGAAGTAGAACGCGCCGTTGGCGACGGTGTCGAGCACGGTCGGCCCGGCGGGCAGCACCCGGTTCTCCACCCGCAGGTGGGGGCGGCCCTTGAGCACGTCGTAGACGGGTCGGTTCCAGCGGTAGACGGTGCCGTTGTGCAGCCGCAGCTCGGCGAGCTTCGGCACCCCGCCGGCCGCGAGCGCCTCGCCCGGGTCCTCCGGGTCGCAGACCGGCAGCAGGGCCGGGAAGTAGCGCACGTTCTCCTCGAACAGGTCGAAGACGCTGGTGATCCAGCGTTCGCCGAACCAGACGCGCGGGCGTACCCCCTGGGCCTTGATCTCCTCCGAGCGGGTGTCGGTGGCCTGCTGGAACAGCGGGATGCGGGTCTCGCGCCACAGTTCCCGGCCGAAGAAGAGGGGGGAGTTCGCGCCGAGCGCCACCTGGACGCCGGCGATCGCCTGGGCGGCGTTCCAGTAGTCGGCGAACTGTGCCGGGCTGACCTGGAGGTGGAACTGGGTGCTGGTGCAGGCGGCCTCCGGGGTGATGGTGTCCGCGGTGGTGGCCAACCGCTCCACCCCGGTGATCGCGATCCGCAGGTCCTCGCCGCGGGCGGCGAAGATCTGCTCGTTGAGCAGTTCGTAGCGCGGATTCGCCGACAGCGTCGCGGCGGTCAGGTGCTCCGGGCGCAGGGTGGGCAGGATGCCGATCATCACCAGGTGCGCGCCGACGGTGCGGGCCTTGGCCTCGGCGGCGTTGAGGCTGGCCCGCACGTGCTGCTCGAACTCGGCGGCGCCGGTGCCGGCCAGCCGGCGCGGCGCGACGTTGATCTCGATGTTGAACTGCCCCAGCTCGGTCTGGAAGCTCGGGTCGGCGACGGCGGAGAGCACGTCGGCGTTGCGCATCGTCGGCATGGAGTCGTCGTCGACCAGGTTGATCTCGATCTCCAGCCCGGTCATCGGCCGTTCGACGTCGAAGCGCGACTCGCGCAGCATCTCGGCGAACACGTCCAGGCACCGGCGTACCTTCTCGCGGTAGCGGGCCCGGTCCTCACGACTGAAGGTGCGCACGCCGACGTCCTCGCCCATGGTCACCACCCTGTCACCGTTGGTCCTCCCAACCTCGCACGATCCGGCAAGGCCGGGGAAGACCCGAAGGACCTTTTACCTACCCATTCCGCGCGCCGGTGATCCCCGTCGCGCCGGCGGTCGAGGCGTCCGGCCGGCGCCGGGCCGCTGGCTACGATGGCGCGATGCGCGAGAAGACCACCCGACTGTTCGTGGCGGCGGCGATCGCCGAGGCGTGCTCCTGGCTGGCCCTGCTGGTCGGCATGGCGGTCAAGTACGGCCCCCCGGCCGACGAGATCGGCGTCAAGATCTTCGGCCCGGTGCACGGCGCCCTCTTCGTGGCGTACGGGCTGCTGGTGCTGGTGATGGCCCGGACCCACCGGTGGAGCCTGATGGTCACCGCCGTCGCGCTGGTCTGCTCCGTGCCGCCGTTCGCCACCCTGTTCTTCGAGCGCTGGGCCAAGCGGCGCGGCCTGCTCGACCCCGCCCCGCAGCCGCAGCGCCCGCTGACCCCGGTCGGCTGAACCCGCCGCGCCGCCCCGGT
This genomic interval from Micromonospora coxensis contains the following:
- a CDS encoding DUF3817 domain-containing protein → MREKTTRLFVAAAIAEACSWLALLVGMAVKYGPPADEIGVKIFGPVHGALFVAYGLLVLVMARTHRWSLMVTAVALVCSVPPFATLFFERWAKRRGLLDPAPQPQRPLTPVG
- a CDS encoding glutamate--cysteine ligase family protein; translated protein: MGEDVGVRTFSREDRARYREKVRRCLDVFAEMLRESRFDVERPMTGLEIEINLVDDDSMPTMRNADVLSAVADPSFQTELGQFNIEINVAPRRLAGTGAAEFEQHVRASLNAAEAKARTVGAHLVMIGILPTLRPEHLTAATLSANPRYELLNEQIFAARGEDLRIAITGVERLATTADTITPEAACTSTQFHLQVSPAQFADYWNAAQAIAGVQVALGANSPLFFGRELWRETRIPLFQQATDTRSEEIKAQGVRPRVWFGERWITSVFDLFEENVRYFPALLPVCDPEDPGEALAAGGVPKLAELRLHNGTVYRWNRPVYDVLKGRPHLRVENRVLPAGPTVLDTVANGAFYFGLVRALAESDRPLWSQMSFSAAEENFHSCARYGIDAQVFWPGLGYLPVTELVLRRLLPLAYHGLDRWGVDPAERDRLLGIIEQRCLTGRNGATWQVETLHRLESADHLDRPEALREVVRHYVELMHSNRPVHEWPLP